The Candidatus Methylomirabilis tolerans genomic sequence CGAGATCGGGTAATTCAGTGCGAAGCCGGCTGGCGCGGTCCGCGACAACCTGTTCAACGGCCTTCAGCTCACCGGGGGTTGGAGGATCGCTTTTCAGGTGCGCTTCAGTCAGCTTGACGACACCCAGGCCGGTGCTCACAATCGCCTCAATCGCCTCCCCATTAGCCAGGATGAACTCGGTGCTCCCTCCGCCGATATCCATGGCCAGCACCCGACTCGATCCGAGGCGGAGCCCGTGCCGAACACCGAGCAGGGTGAGCCGTGCTTCCTCGTTGCCGTCGATCACCCGGAGGCGAAGCCCGCTCTCCCGGAGCACCGCAGCAATAAACTCCTCGCGATTACTCGCCTCTCGTACGGCACTGGTGGCGACCGCCGCTACGTGCAGGGCCTTGAAGCGGCGAGCCGTCTCAGCAAACCTTTTGAGAACCGCCAAGCTTCGCCGGCTTGGCGCATCCTGGAGTCGCCGGCTTGGCATCAACCCCTCGCCGAGGCGAGCAATCGTCTGCTCCGCATGAAGGATGGTGAATCGATCGGCGCTCACCGCGTCGGCCACAAGCAGGCGGAGGGTGTTGGTCCCGACATCGATGGCCGCGTAGACCGCCATTCAGTCCTCAGCACGCGAGGCGTCCGCAGCGGCGTGCAGTCGGCGGACCAGGTCGGCTTCAGGTCGCACTGTGATCGTCTTCTCCTGCGTCAACAGCACCGCTCCAGGCGCGGCCGCCTTCGGCTTCCTCAGATATTTCCGCAGGACGTAGTTCACCGGCACCTTGACTTGCCCACGCGACCGGCTGTAGTAGGCGGCGAGCTGCGCCGCCTCGCACAGGGTTCGCGGCGGGGTCTGCTTCCCTTTTGCCAGACGAACGAGAACATGCGATCCCGGGATACCTTGGGCGTGAAGCCACAGATCGTAAGATCGGGCAAGTCGCCAGGTCAGGTGATCGTTGCCCGTCCCGCTTTTGCCGACCAGAATCGCCAGACCGTCCGAGGAGCGGAAGGTGCGCGGTTCGGGGCCCTCGGACTGCCGAACGCGCGGCGCTGCCGGCCCCTGGGTTGGCCTGCGCCTCGCTACACGGGCTAACGCAGCATCAACCCGCTGCAACTCGCCCAGGTCCTTCGCCGTCTCCGTTTCTCGGAATAGCAACCGAAGCGTGGCCAGTCGCAGGGCAACTTCTTCAAGGCGCGTATTGACGATGGCCGTTCCACGTTTCGCCTTGCGGTGCAGCGCAAAGTAGCGTCGAGCGTTCTCCTCGATGGAACAGGCGGGGTCCAGCTCGATTCGCAGCAATGGCGTTCCTGGATCAGCGTAGTCGACAAGTTCGACCGTCTGCTCTCCACGCCGAATGCCGGCCCGATTGGCAAGCAGGAGTTGGCCCTTCCGGGCGTGGAGTTCGCCCTCACGATAGATCGTCGCTTCCTGCCCGAGCTTGGCCGAAAGCCGCTCTGCCGCACTGATCTCACTCTCCAGGCGGCGTACTAACTCAGCTCGAAGCGCCTGCAGCCGCTCAACCTGCTCGCGGCTTCCATAGTAGACAGTAAATGCCTCGGCCATGGTGGAGAATGGAACCTGGTGATCAGCCGCAACCGTGACCAGTGGAAAGGCCGCGATGCCGACAGGCTTCCCATCGCTTCCCATGAGGAGCCTGGGCTCGAAGGCAGCAGTCGCCACACGGCCCATGAGATCGCAAAACGGCTTCCACAGGGTGCGCGATTGCTCGTCGAGGGGGGCAAGTGTCGAGAGGCCGGAACGGGCCACCAGTTCCGTCGCCATCAACGAACTGAACCCTGCGAAACAGGTCGCGAGGATGCGCGCCGGCTCGACCCCTTCAGTGAGGTGCGGACGGATCAGTTCCTGAAATTCATCTTCTTTGACAAACCTGGGATCGACGCGGCCGGAATCGAAGAGAGGTTGATACGGCTCGCCCGGTCCCGGTGTCTGACCCCTCGTTCGTCCGGAGGCCGCGCGGAGGCGGTCGATGACCGTTCCGGTAACTCGATCGACGAGGAACAAGTTGCTCGCAGGCCCAAGCATCTCCACATACAGAGTCATGGCCGCATCTGGCAGCGAGCCGCCACGCAATTGTATCGCCATGATCCGGTCCAACTCTACTTGCTCAACCGCCTCGATCAGCGCCTCCTTCGTTTTTGAGGCGACGAGATCCCCAAACCTCGACGAGGATACAGAAGGCTTACGTGGCGGCGAGAGCAGCTCAACTCTGGGCGCGCCAGGCTTGACAGACAGCAAAAGTCCGGCCGGCCCTTGTCTCCTATGAAAGATCAGCAGCAGGCTCCACTGATCGAGTTGCAGAGCGCGACCGATCGCAACACCCGGAAGGACGGCTTGCAGCTCCTGAATGATCGCGGCCAAGCAAAAGGCATCCATGGTGTACAACTATACCCGAGGCAGCCGCTCGCGTAAAGCTCGGCCTGGGTTCAAGCAGACGTAAGAAATCCGCGAAGGCCGAAACAAAAGGGGTCGTACCGGGCCCCAGTCGAAATCCAGTCGGCCGTCTTCATCATCTCCAGGCCGTCCTCGTTCCCGGGGCCCACAACGATTGGATCTCAGAGTGAACAGGATATGTAAAGAAAGACTTGATACGCTATGCTTTATCACGTTTGATTGAAATATACGCCGAATAGCGTATTCCCAAAAGCATACCTTTCAATTACATTGATTTAGCTATTATTTAATTCTATACTGATTCGCCGTGTTCAGGGTTGTCATTGACGCAATGTTGCACGTCCAATGATCAAGCTTGGCAGAGGTGATGAAACCATCATGAGCCGGATCACGGTCCTGATTGCCGACGATCACGCCCCATCCCGAGAGGGGCTCCGCCTGGTCCTCGCGCAGGAGAACGGCATTCAGGTGGTCGACCAGGCGACGGATGGCAAGCAGGCGCTGACCATGATGGAGGCGCTCCAACCGGATATCCTCTTACTGAATGTCCACCCGCCGGTGGTCAAAGGCCTCGATGCCCTTTCACAGATTCGCGCGAAAAGCCCCGGGACGAAAGTTCTGATTCTGGCCGACCATCCGGGAGACAACTTCATCATCAAGGCCTTGCAGTGTGGCGCCAAGGGATGCTTGTCGAAGACGCTGACACGCGCCGATATCATCAAGGCTATTCGCGTCACCCATGCCGGAGAACTCTGGGCCGAACGCAAGATGCTGGCGCAGACGCTGGAGAGCCTGCTCCAGACAGCGAACGCTGTCGCCCCCACAGAGGCGCACAAGACCCTGACCAAGCGGGAGCGCGAAATCATCAAATGGGTGATGCAGGGGATGACGAATAAAGAGATCGCCGTGCAACTGGAGATTAGCGACAAGACGGTGAAGACCCATTTGAGCAACATATTTGGTAAATTGCAGATCAGTCACCGCCTCCAACTGCTCCTCTCTCGGATCGTGAACCACACCGCCTGAGCTCCACCCCCCTCCCCTCCTCCCATCACGTTTTTCCCCGGTGAGCCAATCCGGCCGGTCAACACATCTCTTGATAATGAGCAAAAAGGCCGAGGTCTTTTTTTCTTGCGAAATACCTCTAATGGGCGATTGTACAGGTGGGAAGCGATCACAGTGGTGGGCCGGTTGAAACCCGATGTGCTGACCCTTGACCTGGGCCTCTCGGGGATAAGCGGCCTGGATGTCCTTCACGCGACCCGCTGGTATAGTCCGGACACGAAGGTAATCATCATCTCGGGCCACGACGAGGAGTCGATCGTCTGGGAGGCCCTCAGACAGGGTGCCAGGGGCTACATCGTGAGGGACGAGGGGATCGATCTGAAGAGGGCGATCAGGGTGGTGCATGACGGCGAGGTGTGGGTGAATCGCGGGGTCCTGCCCGCTTCGGGCAGCGGGCCACCGCGCATGTGAATCGCTATGATCCGGTCCACCCGCACCTGCTCAACACTCTCAATCAGCGCCTCTCTGGTCTTTGACGCGAGAAGATCTCCAAATCTCGACGAGTGTACAC encodes the following:
- a CDS encoding Ppx/GppA family phosphatase; translated protein: MAVYAAIDVGTNTLRLLVADAVSADRFTILHAEQTIARLGEGLMPSRRLQDAPSRRSLAVLKRFAETARRFKALHVAAVATSAVREASNREEFIAAVLRESGLRLRVIDGNEEARLTLLGVRHGLRLGSSRVLAMDIGGGSTEFILANGEAIEAIVSTGLGVVKLTEAHLKSDPPTPGELKAVEQVVADRASRLRTELPDLEGTALIGTAGTPTTLAAIDLGLTVYAPDRVDGHRLSMTRTRQLLHALVTRPLAERSKIPPLEPGRADLIVAGTTLVVTVMGVLGYDELMVSDSGLREGILLDLLGQQAP
- a CDS encoding NFACT family protein, giving the protein MAAIIQELQAVLPGVAIGRALQLDQWSLLLIFHRRQGPAGLLLSVKPGAPRVELLSPPRKPSVSSSRFGDLVASKTKEALIEAVEQVELDRIMAIQLRGGSLPDAAMTLYVEMLGPASNLFLVDRVTGTVIDRLRAASGRTRGQTPGPGEPYQPLFDSGRVDPRFVKEDEFQELIRPHLTEGVEPARILATCFAGFSSLMATELVARSGLSTLAPLDEQSRTLWKPFCDLMGRVATAAFEPRLLMGSDGKPVGIAAFPLVTVAADHQVPFSTMAEAFTVYYGSREQVERLQALRAELVRRLESEISAAERLSAKLGQEATIYREGELHARKGQLLLANRAGIRRGEQTVELVDYADPGTPLLRIELDPACSIEENARRYFALHRKAKRGTAIVNTRLEEVALRLATLRLLFRETETAKDLGELQRVDAALARVARRRPTQGPAAPRVRQSEGPEPRTFRSSDGLAILVGKSGTGNDHLTWRLARSYDLWLHAQGIPGSHVLVRLAKGKQTPPRTLCEAAQLAAYYSRSRGQVKVPVNYVLRKYLRKPKAAAPGAVLLTQEKTITVRPEADLVRRLHAAADASRAED
- a CDS encoding response regulator transcription factor; translation: MSRITVLIADDHAPSREGLRLVLAQENGIQVVDQATDGKQALTMMEALQPDILLLNVHPPVVKGLDALSQIRAKSPGTKVLILADHPGDNFIIKALQCGAKGCLSKTLTRADIIKAIRVTHAGELWAERKMLAQTLESLLQTANAVAPTEAHKTLTKREREIIKWVMQGMTNKEIAVQLEISDKTVKTHLSNIFGKLQISHRLQLLLSRIVNHTA